The following coding sequences are from one Clarias gariepinus isolate MV-2021 ecotype Netherlands chromosome 19, CGAR_prim_01v2, whole genome shotgun sequence window:
- the aff1 gene encoding AF4/FMR2 family member 1, producing the protein MAAQSSVREELNVLRRKEWERRNQEAPQDKELYQESTPLFGEPYKTNKGDELSSRIQRMLGNYEDGNNPQNIQYDGAARDQTPSSSYGRSGHPVHKSDKSDPSFQSSSSYRSTKQGHSSHHSSQSSKKFPLLDNSILNQGKEVPVKSHQTKTDSWSDMRDYTTMVHVLPELSPPVEPLSPLHSSESSESEQDMDDDNDDNKHSLSPQCKSSSGRTAPSRHSEAGPKETSHLGGDAPMPASQTFPLPLSSKPNLANSRKPMALVRPMDGPDQVNSESPNLKPSPDDYHGQSYENLSDLKNVSKPNLPPLKIPSQSVEMLSNDVQRVEEILREMTHSWPPLLTAIQTPSTAEPSKFSFPNKESSVHRGYQQPQKHSESPPKAALSPVHQHPVVCEDGGTAVLAPPSGGESGSSSDSESSSESESSSESSESGTDETPPAQRSNTPPAKAEGQKDISWQLISWIKESQQSLNPQNHADVAPKPNPKPATSTRSQAHTRSEEDSKPKTKKHYNSRTPPSQPELNDVNSEAKATAAPESQHVSHKPASTASTEAGNRKAVGENHLSKSTKSQSSLHVESVEVTPRNKHATFTERPKVKTKTSHEKKSESKKTAKRSSSEKRDSKESVAKTATMVVVVEDKKEAEPIQPSSPPLKNSVTVTPATSKSSKKSRAHSPTTDRKSKSAASKSNGDAPLALVVKFQLSQLSRVPQVPKATKTPTTVHVETPLKKPKQEKDPGKASKKRAGDHSELSVPKKKLKLEKDKERKASSSSQPNSSKTEAPKSSREETNKKSSKKLQAHAPHNPGHKRRSGEMEETSTAASTSTSTSASTAASKHKKKSSSREEHAKNDKTAPKSSTSAPEPPPPSSSSASSSTPASASSSSCRAPAAHRALLKFDDKQYPVDHHMKEAKKLKHKADAMADKMGKALSYLDAAMSFVESGIAMETDPQTPKSAYTMFSDTVDLIRFILKLKNYLDPSAPALERDFLVLCMRCQALLQMAMFRCKRESALKYSRTLTEYFKNSRTVQAPSPCISKSSSPMSPMPSPASSVVSNPGSSTTTVSIPQLIQQMASSYINITALFLSAHETWEQAEELARTRTGLVSDLDKALGHLSLTSSMTVLVRYTRQGLHWLRLDTSNPRSNS; encoded by the exons AGCCTTACAAG ACAAACAAAGGCGATGAACTATCCAGCCGCATCCAGAGAATGCTCGGTAATTACGAGGATGGGAACAACCCCCAGAACATCCAGTATGATGGGGCAGCCAGGGATCAAACCCCCTCATCATCGTATGGACGTTCAGGGCACCCTGTGCACAAATCAGACAAATCGGATCCCTCATTCCAGAGTTCGTCGTCCTACAGAAGCACCAAACAAGGCCACTCGAGTCATCACTCATCTCAGTCTTCGAAGAAGTTCCCCCTCCTGGACAACTCCATCCTTAACCAGGGCAAAGAAGTTCCTGTCAAATCCCATCAAACAAAAACGGACTCCTGGTCTGACATGAGAGACTACACCACCATGGTACATGTTCTCCCAGAACTTTCACCCCCTGTGGAACCTTTGTCCCCTTTACATTCCAGCGAGTCCAGCGAATCAGAACAGGACATGGATGACGACAACGACGACAACAAGCACTCACTTTCCCCCCAGTGCAAAAGTTCGTCCGGAAGGACTGCACCGTCCCGTCATTCAGAGGCTGGGCCCAAGGAAACCTCCCATCTTGGTGGAGATGCCCCCATGCCGGCTTCCCAGACCTTCCCACTTCCACTTTCTTCCAAGCCCAACTTGGCCAACTCTAGGAAGCCCATGGCATTGGTTCGACCCATGGATGGACCCGACCAGGTCAACAGCGAGTCTCCGAATTTGAAACCGTCACCTGATGACTATCACGGACAGTCTTATGAGAACTTGTCAGATTTAAAGAATGTCAGCAAGCCAAACCTTCCTCCACTAAAGATCCCGTCGCAGTCAGTAGAG ATGCTGTCAAATGATGTTCAGCGAGTGGAAGAGATTCTCCGA gaaatgaCCCACTCATGGCCGCCTCTGCTAACGGCCATTCAGACTCCGAGTACAGCAGAGCCTTCCAAATTCTCGTTTCCTAACAAG GAGTCCAGTGTTCATCGTGGATACCAGCAACCTCAAA agcaCAGTGAGTCACCACCGAAAGCTGCGCTGTCACCCGTTCACCAGCACCCAGT tgtgtgtgaagaCGGCGGTACAGCCGTATTGGCTCCCCCTAGTGGAGGCGAGTCTGGGAGCTCCAGCGATTCCGAGAGCAGCTCCGAGTCCGAATCCAGCAGCGAGAGCAGCGAGAGCGGCACAGACGAGACGCCACCTGCTCAGAGGAGTAACACGCCACCAGCCAAG GCCGAAGGGCAGAAAGACATCAGCTGGCAGTTGATTAGTTGGATCAAGGAAAGCCAGCAGAGCCTGAACCCTCAGAACCACGCCGACGTTGCGCCGAAACCCAACCCCAAACCTGCGACCAGCACCAGATCCCAAGCGCACACTCGCTCCGAGGAAGACTCCAAACCCAAAACTAAGAAACACTACAACTCCCGGACTCCCCCCTCTCAGCCTGAGTTAAACGACGTCAATTCCGAGGCCAAAGCCACCGCTGCCCCTGAGAGCCAGCATGTAAGCCACAAACCTGCGTCTACTGCCAGTACGGAGGCAGGAAACCGAAAAGCGGTAGGTGAGAACCACCTGAGCAAGAGCACCAAATCCCAGAGCAGCCTGCATGTAGAAAGCGTGGAGGTAACGCCACGCAACAAACATGCAACATTTACAGAAAGGCCGAAGGTAAAAACGAAAACGAGCCACGAGAAGAAATCCGAGagcaaaaaaacagccaaacgtTCGTCTTCTGAAAAAAGGGATAGCAAAGAATCGGTTGCTAAGACTGCCacgatggtggtggtggtggaggacAAAAAGGAGGCGGAGCCTATCCAGCCGTCGTCTCCACCACTCAAAAACAGTGTAACTGTAACTCCTGCGACGTCCAAGAGTTCCAAAAAGAGCCGGGCTCACTCGCCAACGACGGACAGGAAATCCAAATCGGCAGCGTCTAAATCTAACGGTGACGCTCCTCTCGCTCTAGTGGTGAAGTTCCAGCTGAGCCAGCTTTCCAGAGTGCCACAGGTACCCAAAGCGACGAAGACGCCAACCACCGTTCATGTGGAGACGCCTTTAAAGAAACcaaagcaggagaaggatcctgGTAAAGCTAGCAAGAAAAGAGCT GGTGATCACAGTGAGCTTTCTGTGCCAAAAAAGAAGCTAAAACTGGAAAaggacaaagagagaaaagCGTCGTCTTCATCTCAGCCCAACTCCAGCAAAACAGA AGCACCGAAGAGCAGCCGTGAGGAGACCAACAAGAAGAGCAGCAAGAAGCTCCAGGCTCACGCTCCTCACAACCCGGGACACAAACGCCGCTCGGGAGAGATGGAGGAAACCAGCACCGCGGCCAGCACCTCGACCAGCACCTCCGCCAGCACCGCGGCCAGCAAGCACAAGAAGAAGAGCTCGAGCAGGGAGGAGCACGCCAAGAACGACAAG ACAGCCCCAAAGAGCAGCACGTCCGCCCCGGAGCCACCGCCACCATCGTCCTCGTCCGCGTCCTCGTCCACGCCCGCGTCCGCGTCCTCGTCTTCCTGTAGAGCCCCGGCAGCGCACAGAGCCCTGCTCAAGTTTGACGACAA GCAGTATCCTGTGGATCATCATATGAAGGAGGCCAAGAAGCTGAAGCACAAAGCCGACGCCATG GCGGATAAAATGGGGAAGGCCTTGAGTTACCTGGATGCGGCCATGTCCTTTGTAGAAAGCGGCATCGCCATGGAGACGGATCCCCAGACGCCCAAATCAGCATACACCATGTTCTCTGACACCGTAGATCTCATCAG ATTCATCCTGAAGCTGAAGAACTACTTAGACCCCTCGGCTCCAGCATTAGAACGAGACTTCTTAGTACTATG caTGCGATGCCAGGCCCTCCTGCAGATGGCGATGTTTCGCTGTAAACGTGAATCTGCACTGAAGTATTCCCGCACACTCACCGAGTATTTCAAG AACTCCAGGACGGTGCAGGCTCCTTCCCCCTGCATCTCAAA GAGCTCGTCCCCGATGTCCCCGATGCCTTCCCCGGCGAGTTCGGTCGTCTCCAATCCCGGCAGCAGCACCACCACCGTGTCCATTCCTCAGCTCATCCAGCAGATGGCGTCATCGTACATCAACATCACCGCTCTCTTCCTCAGCGCTCACGAGACGTGGGAACAGGCCGAGGAGTTGGCTCGCACGCGCACCG GGCTGGTAAGCGACCTGGACAAGGCCCTCGGCCACCTGAGTTTGACCTCCAGCATGACCGTCCTAGTGCGCTACACTCGCCAAGGCCTCCACTGGCTCCGACTGGACACATCAAACCCTCGCAGCAACTCGtga